In the genome of Rhinolophus ferrumequinum isolate MPI-CBG mRhiFer1 chromosome 24, mRhiFer1_v1.p, whole genome shotgun sequence, one region contains:
- the LOC117017028 gene encoding 40S ribosomal protein S6-like has protein sequence MRTHQKNHTQAEVGPLFRGASEAVGCFRRKLNISFPATGCQKLIEVDDERKLRTFYEKRMATEVAADALGEEWKGYVVRISGGNDKQGFPMKQGVLTHGRVRLLLSKGHSCYRPRRTGERKRKSVRDCIVDANLSVLNLVIVKEGEKDIPGLTDTTVPRRLGPKRASRIRKLFNLSKEDDVRQYVVRKPLNKEGKKPRTKAPKIQCLVTPRVLQHKRRRIALKKQRTKKNKEEAAEYAKLLAKRMKEAKEKRQEQIAKRRRLSSLRASTSKSESSQK, from the coding sequence ATGAGGACACATCAGAAAAATCACACACAAGCGGAAGTCGGGCCTCTTTTTCGTGGCGCCTCGGAGGCCGTCGGCTGCTTCAGGAGGAAGCTGAACATCTCTTTCCCAGCCACTGGCTGCCAGAAACTCATTGAAGTGGACGATGAACGCAAACTTCGTACGTTTTATGAGAAGCGTATGGCCACAGAAGTTGCTGCTGATGCTCTGGGCGAAGAATGGAAGGGTTATGTGGTTCGAATCAGTGGTGGGAACGACAAACAAGGTTTCCCCATGAAGCAGGGTGTCTTGACCCATGGCCGTGTCCGCCTGCTCCTGAGTAAGGGGCATTCCTGTTATAGACCAAGGAGGACTGGAGAAAGAAAGCGCAAATCGGTTCGGGATTGCATTGTGGATGCCAATCTGAGTGTTCTCAACTTGGTCATTgtaaaagaaggagagaaagatatTCCTGGTCTCACTGATACTACTGTGCCTCGTCGCCTGGGGCCCAAAAGAGCTAGCAGAATTCGCAAACTTTTCAATCTCTCTAAAGAAGATGATGTCCGCCAGTATGTTGTGAGAAAGCCCCTAAACAAAGAAGGTAAGAAACCTAGAACCAAAGCACCCAAGATTCAGTGTCTTGTTACTCCACGAGTCCTGCAACACAAACGTCGGCGTATTGCTCTGAAGAAACAGCgtactaagaaaaataaggaagaggcTGCAGAATATGCTAAACTTTTGGCCAAGAGAATGAAGGAGGCCAAAGAAAAACGCCAGGAACAGATTGCCAAGAGACGCAGGCTGTCTTCTCTGAGAGCTTCTACCTCTAAGTCTGAGTCCAgtcaaaaatga